The genomic segment AAATCAACCTGCCCTATATCTCGGCAGAAGGTGGCGTGCCAAGACACTTGGTGAAGACACTGACACGTGCACAGTTTGAACAACTGGCACACGACCTCATCCAGGCTTGTCTTGTGCCATGCCAGAACGCTATCCGCGACGCAAAACTCAACACAAGCGATATCGACGAAGTCATCCTCGTAGGAGGCTCAAGCCGTATTCCCGCTGTGCAGACACTCGTGAAGAACTACTTCGGAAAAGAGCCTTCAAAGGGCGTTAACCCCGACGAAGTGGTAGCCGTAGGCGCTTCTATCCAGGGAGCTATCCTGAATAAGGAAGGCGGCGTGGGCGACATCGTGCTGCTCGACGTGACACCGCTGACACTGGGTATCGAGACACTCGGCGGCGTGATGACCAAACTGATCGACGCCAATACGACCATCCCGTGCAAGAAGAGCGAAACATTCTCTACGGCAGCCGACAACCAGACGGAAGTGACCGTGCACGTGCTGCAAGGCGAGCGCCCGATGGCAGCACAGAACAAGTCCATCGGACAGTTCAACCTCACAGGCATCGCACCGGCACGTCGTGGCGTTCCGCAGATTGAAGTGACCTTCGACATCGATGCCAACGGTATCCTCAACGTCAGTGCCAAAGACAAGGCAACAGGCAAGGAGCAGAGCATCCGCATCGAGGCATCAAGCGGATTGAGCGAAGAAGAAATCAACCGCATGAAGGCAGAGGCAGAACAGAACGCCGAGAACGACAAGAAAGAGCGTGAGCGCATCGACAAACTCAATCAGGCAGACTCGATGATCTTCACCACCGAGAACTTCCTCAACGAGAACGGCGACAAGATTCCTGCCGACCAGAAACCTGCCATCGAGAGCGCACTCCAAGCCCTGAGAGACGCCCACAAGAGCGGCGACATCGCAGCCATCGACAACGCCATCAACAACCTCAACCAGGTGATGCAGGCAGCCAGCCAGCAGATGTACCAGCAAGCCGGTGCCCAGCCCGGTCCCGACATGAACGCCGGTCAGCAGACTCAGCAGGAGCAGCCTAAACAGGATGAAAACATCCAGGACGCCGACTTCGAGGAGGTCCATTGATGGAAGTTAAACATCCATAAATAAATCACAAAGAAATCCGTGTAACTCAATAAGTTGCACGGATTTTTAATTTTTGTTAATTCTGATATTTCTCTTGTTTTATAGCGTTTTTTGGCGTAAATTTGCAACGGATTTGTACCAAAACTTATTTTGCAATGACACACAACAAAAATATACATGTAAAATCTACGAGCAAAATTTTGCTTGTTTTAATCTAATTTTGAGTATGGCAAGAGCAAAGTTTGAAATCAAGAGAAAATGCGAAATCTGTGGCGCATGGTTTTATGCCAAAACCGTTGAGTCAAGGTTTTGCTCAAAGAAGTGTAGTGAGATTGCAAGCAAGAAGAAAAAAGCGGAGATTGATAAGTTGGCGAAACTTGAAGAGCTGGTTGCCAATATCCCAGATTCCAGAGATTACATCAGCGTCCAAGAAGCTGTTGCCATGTTTTCTGTTAGCAAGGACACTATTTATCGTCTCATCCGCAAAGGGACAATTCCATGTGTGAATTTGGGGAAACGCCTTATCCGGATAAAAAAGTCTGACTTGGAAAATATGTTTGGCGGTAGAGAGTATGTACTTGACAACACCTTCAAACCCTTGCCAAAGCTTTACAACATGGAGCCAGAGAATTGTTATACTATTGGTGAAATCTCAGAGAAATACCATGTGAACGACAGTACTGTTTATCTTCATATTCGCAAGTACTCCATTCCAATCCGTCAGATTGGGAACTATGTGTATGCACCAAAAGAAGATATTGATAACCTTTACAAATCAGGCAAGCCATGAAGAAATCATTTACTAATACCCGTGTAACGGTCAGGTTGCGTAAGTCAGATTATTATGATGAATGGTACCTCTATCTGGAAGCTTATCCTGTTCAAGTGGAGGGAAAGGATAAGCCACAGCGAGTGAGAGAGTACATCAACCGTTCTATTAAAACGCCTATCTGGGACAAGTCGCGAACAGCTCGGACTGGCTCAGATGGGAAAGTAACCTATAAGCCTAAGCGTGATTTGAATGGTATTATTCTCTGCAAGTCAGAGCTAGACCAGGAGAATTGTCTCTATGCAGACCGCATCAGAGCCATTCGTCAAAAGGAATACGATACAAAAGACCTCTATTCCGATGCCGATGCAGCAATGGCAGAACAGGTGGAGAAATCAAGATGTGATTTCATCGCTTACTTCAAAAAGTTGGCGAACACCCGTAATACTAATAATGCAGATAGTGTTTATAATACTTGGTTCCGTGTATATGAATTATTGAAGCTATTTGCCGATAACCAGCCGTTACTGTTCGGCTCTATCAATCTCCAAATGATAGAGAAAGTTAGGCAATTCCTTTTGGTGGCTCCCAAGGGAGCAGGAAAGAAAGGAACAATTTCCCAAAACACGGCTTCATCGTATTTCGGCATCTTTAAGACTGCCTTGAAGCAGGCTTTTATCGATGGTTACTTTACGGTTGACATTGCTGCCAAGGTCAAAGGCATTCAGGGACGGGAAAGCAGACGCGAGCATCTGACAATGGAAGAACTTAACCAACTGGCTGCAACGCCATGTAGTAATCCAGTTATCAAGAAAGCTGCCTTGTTCTCTGCACTTACAGGTCTTAGGCATAGTGACATCATGAAGATGACCTGGCAAGAGATTACTAAAGAAGGTGAACACTATCGCATCAATTTCACTCAACGCAAGACGAAAGGTGTGGAATACATGCCAATATCCGACCAGGCATATCAACTTTGTGGAGAGCCTGGGCATCCTGATGAACTCGTTTTCGGTGGACTTCCACAGCCCTCATGGATTTCAAAACCAGTTGAACGTTGGATAAAAGCTGCTGGCATCAAGAAGCATATCACCTTCCACTGCTTCCGCCATACATACGCTACGCTCCAGTTGACCAGTGGCACAGACCTCTATACCGTCAGCAAAATGTTAGGTCATACCAATGTTCGCACAACACAAGTTTATGCAAAGGTGGTTGACGAGAAGAAAGAACAGGCCGCTGACACCATAAAACTGAATGTAGATTTCAATAATTGAGGTAAATCTGCCTCCTTCATATTAGGGACAAGACTCTTGACATCTCAAGAATCTTGTCCCTTTTTTGTGTCCAACACCCTATTTTGATGGTGAAACGATGGTGGAAATGCCCCACCATCGTCCCACCATGCTTTCACCATTCAAAAATATTATCCCTTTAAAGTTATTTAACACGTTTGATTTTCAGTCTGTTAGGATGAATTTGACAGAACTCTCGTGGTGATAGGATGGTGAATCATTCCACCACAAATCCACCATTCAGAGCACCGATACTTTTGCAGTCGCTTTCACTCGAAAGTGGCTGTTTTCATATTGACGGCAGCCAATCTTAAAAACCATATTGATATGGCTGAAATAACTTATTCATTTGATGCTATGCCAAAGATTTTGGCAGACATCGCCCAAAGATTGGAGGTCATGGAACGCAAGATTGATGCTCTGCAATCAGTTCCGAGAGAGGATGCCGACGCATGGCTGAATCTGAAAGACCTTTGTAATTATCTTCCCAATCATCCAGCCGAACAAACGGTATATGGCTGGACAAGCACTCACTTTATCCCTTATCATAAGAAAGGGAAAAGCATTGTATTCCGCAAATCGGAAATAGACGAATGGCTTCGCAATGGCAAGCGGAAGTCTATGGGGGATTTGGAGAAGGAGGCACAAGCGTTTGTCAATTCTAAACGGAAAGCGAGGTGTGTATGAATGTACTAGAACTCACTAACAAAGTGCGAATGGAAGCCGAAGACGTTAAACGCATCGGCCTTCCCCTCGATGCCTTCCCGCAGAAGCTGCAGGACATCATCTTTGAGGTGGCCCGCATAGAGCAGTTCGATTTGGAGTATCTAACCATGAGTATGCTATCGGCTGCAGCTACCGCCATCGGCAACAGTTGTCACATCCGCATCCGTGGTTCGTGGAAGAGTTGCCCAGCCCTGTATGTCATCCTGATAGGAAGACCTGGGCAGGGTAAGACTCCACCACTTGACTACGCGTTCCGTCCACTTCAAGAACATGACTTCCTTCAGGTCAGCAAGTTCATTGAAGAGAACAAACGCTATGCAGAGCTGAATGCCGGGAACAAAGGCAATGCCACTGATACCGACAAACCAGTTCTCGTGCAGATCATCCTCTCCGACCTCACACAGGAGGCCATGATGCGAATCCATAATGATAATCAGCGTGGTATCGTAATTCTTGTGGATGAAATCATGGGGTTCTTCAACAGTATCTATCGATACAATGACAGTCCCTTACTAACCCAGCTGTTGACAGCCTATAGTGGTAAGCCCTTGAAGGTGTCCCGTTGCAACAATCCTATTCCAATCATCATTCCGCATCCCTGTATCAACATTATCGGTACTACCCAGACGCAGCGCATTGGTGAACTCTTCACGAAAGAGAATGTATCAAGTGGATTGATAGACCGAATTCTGTTCCTTCATCCCAAGAATCGTGACATTCCTAAGATGGAGGAGAACCCTGATGCAGGTATGCAAGGGAACGACAGGGCTGAGAGTGTCTATCGGAAGTGGAAAGCGATTATTGATAAGCTGCTGGCATTGGAACCCGACCACGATGAGAAAGGCGTTATCATGCCTAAGATATTAGACATGAACGAGGATGCCTACAGGTGCTTTGCCAAATGGAAAAACACTCTTGTTGAGAAAGCCAACAGCGTTGAGGATGAAAGACTCATTGACTGTCGTATGATGAAAGCCGATTCCAATGTGGCCCGACTTGCTCTTGTCTTTCAGCTCTTGGGCTGGGCTTGCGACGAAATCCATATGCAGCATATAGATGTCCGCTCTGTCCAGGCAGCCATCCGCATGTATGATTATCTGGAACTGTCGTATCAGAGCATCAAGTCGCACATCCAAACCGATTCCATGCCTCCTTTGAAGAAAGCCTTTCTTGATTTAGTACACCCAGATTTCACGACAGCTGATGCTATCAAAGCAGGAGCAGAAATAGGCATCTGTGAGAGTACTGTCAAAAAGGATCTTGCAAAGATGTGCGAAGAACAGATTCTTCAGAAAACGGCACATGGCGTTTACAAAAAACTACTCTGATACACTCGATACATTTTACACTTTACATTTTCCCAA from the Prevotella sp. Rep29 genome contains:
- the dnaK gene encoding molecular chaperone DnaK, with product MGKIIGIDLGTTNSCVAVFEGNEPVVIANSEGKRTTPSVVGFVKDGERKVGDPAKRQAITNPTNTVYSIKRFMGETYEQARKEAERVPFKVVNEGGYPRVDIDGRKYTPQEISAMVLQKMKKTAEDYLGQEVTDAVITVPAYFSDSQRQATKEAGQIAGLNVQRIVNEPTAAALAYGVDKANKDMKIAVFDLGGGTFDISILEFGGGVFEVLSTNGDTHLGGDDFDQVIIDWLVSGFKSDEGIDLSKDPMAMQRLKEAAEKAKIELSSTTSTEINLPYISAEGGVPRHLVKTLTRAQFEQLAHDLIQACLVPCQNAIRDAKLNTSDIDEVILVGGSSRIPAVQTLVKNYFGKEPSKGVNPDEVVAVGASIQGAILNKEGGVGDIVLLDVTPLTLGIETLGGVMTKLIDANTTIPCKKSETFSTAADNQTEVTVHVLQGERPMAAQNKSIGQFNLTGIAPARRGVPQIEVTFDIDANGILNVSAKDKATGKEQSIRIEASSGLSEEEINRMKAEAEQNAENDKKERERIDKLNQADSMIFTTENFLNENGDKIPADQKPAIESALQALRDAHKSGDIAAIDNAINNLNQVMQAASQQMYQQAGAQPGPDMNAGQQTQQEQPKQDENIQDADFEEVH
- a CDS encoding helix-turn-helix domain-containing protein, translated to MARAKFEIKRKCEICGAWFYAKTVESRFCSKKCSEIASKKKKAEIDKLAKLEELVANIPDSRDYISVQEAVAMFSVSKDTIYRLIRKGTIPCVNLGKRLIRIKKSDLENMFGGREYVLDNTFKPLPKLYNMEPENCYTIGEISEKYHVNDSTVYLHIRKYSIPIRQIGNYVYAPKEDIDNLYKSGKP
- a CDS encoding site-specific integrase translates to MKKSFTNTRVTVRLRKSDYYDEWYLYLEAYPVQVEGKDKPQRVREYINRSIKTPIWDKSRTARTGSDGKVTYKPKRDLNGIILCKSELDQENCLYADRIRAIRQKEYDTKDLYSDADAAMAEQVEKSRCDFIAYFKKLANTRNTNNADSVYNTWFRVYELLKLFADNQPLLFGSINLQMIEKVRQFLLVAPKGAGKKGTISQNTASSYFGIFKTALKQAFIDGYFTVDIAAKVKGIQGRESRREHLTMEELNQLAATPCSNPVIKKAALFSALTGLRHSDIMKMTWQEITKEGEHYRINFTQRKTKGVEYMPISDQAYQLCGEPGHPDELVFGGLPQPSWISKPVERWIKAAGIKKHITFHCFRHTYATLQLTSGTDLYTVSKMLGHTNVRTTQVYAKVVDEKKEQAADTIKLNVDFNN
- a CDS encoding helix-turn-helix domain-containing protein, whose translation is MAEITYSFDAMPKILADIAQRLEVMERKIDALQSVPREDADAWLNLKDLCNYLPNHPAEQTVYGWTSTHFIPYHKKGKSIVFRKSEIDEWLRNGKRKSMGDLEKEAQAFVNSKRKARCV
- a CDS encoding DUF3987 domain-containing protein, whose translation is MNVLELTNKVRMEAEDVKRIGLPLDAFPQKLQDIIFEVARIEQFDLEYLTMSMLSAAATAIGNSCHIRIRGSWKSCPALYVILIGRPGQGKTPPLDYAFRPLQEHDFLQVSKFIEENKRYAELNAGNKGNATDTDKPVLVQIILSDLTQEAMMRIHNDNQRGIVILVDEIMGFFNSIYRYNDSPLLTQLLTAYSGKPLKVSRCNNPIPIIIPHPCINIIGTTQTQRIGELFTKENVSSGLIDRILFLHPKNRDIPKMEENPDAGMQGNDRAESVYRKWKAIIDKLLALEPDHDEKGVIMPKILDMNEDAYRCFAKWKNTLVEKANSVEDERLIDCRMMKADSNVARLALVFQLLGWACDEIHMQHIDVRSVQAAIRMYDYLELSYQSIKSHIQTDSMPPLKKAFLDLVHPDFTTADAIKAGAEIGICESTVKKDLAKMCEEQILQKTAHGVYKKLL